The Sphingomonas crocodyli nucleotide sequence TCAGCGAGCGCGAGTCGCCGATATTGTTCGAAATGTCGATCAGCTGAAGGGCATCGAGCAGGCCGTGCGCCTGCGCGCGATCCTCAACGAAGATCGACAGGATCGTGCCGCCTGCCGTCATCTGCTTGGTCGCCAGATCATATTGCGGGTGGCTGGGCAGGAACGGATAGAGCGTGCGATCGACGCGCGACTTCAGGAACTGCGCGACCTGCAGCGCATTCTCGCTCTGCCGGCGGATGCGCAGATCGAGCGTCTCAAGCCCCTTGAGCACCACCCACGCATTGAACGCGCTGAGCGTCGGCCCGGTGTTGCGGGTGAAGCTCAACAAGGTTTCGTTGATGAACTTGTCGGTGCCGCAGACCGCGCCCGCCAGCACACGCCCCTGCCCGTCCATCATCTTGGTGGCCGAATAAGCGACGATGTCCGCGCCATAATCCATCGGCCGCTGCAGCATCGGGGTGGCGAAGGCATTGTCGACCACGGTCAACACGCCCGCTTCCTTCGCGATCCGGCACACGGCCTCCAGATCGACGATCTCCAGCGTCGGATTGGCCGGCGTTTCGAAGAAGAACAGCTTGGTTTCGGGCTTGATCGCGGCCTTCCAGGCATCGGTGTCGGTGCCGTCGACGATCGTCGCCGTGATTCCGAAACGCGGCAGCAGCGTATCGGTCAGCCAGCGGCACGAACCGAAGGCGGCGCGGCCGGCGACGATATGATCGCCCATCTGAAGCTGGCACAGCAAAGCCGCGGTCATCGCCGCCATGCCCGTCGCCATCGCGCGGCATGCCTCGGCGCCTTCCATCAGCGCGATCCGTTCCTCCAGCATCTCCACGGTGGGGTTCTGGAGACGCGAATAGGTCATCCCCTTCTGCTCGCCCGCGAAGCGCGCGGCGGCATCGCCCGCGCAGTCATAGGCATAGCCAGAGGTGAGGAAGAGCGCCTCGCTGGTCTCACCGAAATGCGAACGCACGGTGCCGCCGCGGATCGCCTGGGTCGCGGGGCGCCAGTTGCGGGTGATCGAACGATCCTGGCCGGTCAGCTTCTTCATGCGCGCCGCTTTGCCGCCGATAGGGCGCGAAGGCAATGGTAGAGGGCATTGCGCCTCCAATCCCTCCATTAGGGGAGGATTTGGGGATGGGGGTCTTGTCCCCGTCACGATCGGCCCGATATGCCCGGACGGTTCTCAGGAAAGGATGATTCGATGGCGACCGAGATTCAGCAGGTTCCCCTCAAGACGATCGACGGCAAGGACGCGACCCTCGGCGACTATGCCGGCAAGGTTCTCCTGCTCGTCAACGTCGCGTCGAAGTGCGGCCTGACCCCGCAGTACGAGGGGCTGGAGAAGCTCTACACCGATTACAAGGCGAAAGGCGTCGAGGTTCTCGGCTTCCCGGCCAACAATTTCCGCGAGCAGGAGCCGGGCAGCGACGAGGAGATCGCGACCTTCTGCACCACCAATTACGGTGTCGATTTCCCGATGTTCGCCAAGATTTCGGTCAAGGGCGACGATCAGCACCCGCTCTATCAGAAGCTGACCAGCGAATATCCGTCGGCCTTCTTCAAGGACAATGTGTTCAAGGATCGGCTGGAGGGCTTCGGCCTGAAGCAGGACAAGCCTTCGGACGTGTTCTGGAACTTCGAAAAGTTCCTGGTCGCCAAGGACGGCACCGTCGCGGGCCGCTTCGCGCCGGATATCGCGCCAACCGATCCGATCATCACCGACGCGATCGACAAGGAACTCGCCAAGTAAGACTGGCGTGACATGGGGGCGATCGGCGGCGTTGCGCCGATCCCCCAACCGCTTATGCAGGATCGCATGGAGCCGAACGACCCACCCCCGATCGAAATCGATACCAAGCTGGTCGCATCGCACGGCCATTCGCAGGCGATCGGCCTGCGTTTCGTGGGCAGCGGCGACGACTGGGCCGAAATGGCGTTCGATTACGATCCCAAGC carries:
- the metZ gene encoding O-succinylhomoserine sulfhydrylase, with product MKKLTGQDRSITRNWRPATQAIRGGTVRSHFGETSEALFLTSGYAYDCAGDAAARFAGEQKGMTYSRLQNPTVEMLEERIALMEGAEACRAMATGMAAMTAALLCQLQMGDHIVAGRAAFGSCRWLTDTLLPRFGITATIVDGTDTDAWKAAIKPETKLFFFETPANPTLEIVDLEAVCRIAKEAGVLTVVDNAFATPMLQRPMDYGADIVAYSATKMMDGQGRVLAGAVCGTDKFINETLLSFTRNTGPTLSAFNAWVVLKGLETLDLRIRRQSENALQVAQFLKSRVDRTLYPFLPSHPQYDLATKQMTAGGTILSIFVEDRAQAHGLLDALQLIDISNNIGDSRSLMTHPCSTTHAGLSAETRAEMGVEEGMLRLNVGLEDPLDLIDDLDRALKAVGL
- a CDS encoding glutathione peroxidase; this encodes MATEIQQVPLKTIDGKDATLGDYAGKVLLLVNVASKCGLTPQYEGLEKLYTDYKAKGVEVLGFPANNFREQEPGSDEEIATFCTTNYGVDFPMFAKISVKGDDQHPLYQKLTSEYPSAFFKDNVFKDRLEGFGLKQDKPSDVFWNFEKFLVAKDGTVAGRFAPDIAPTDPIITDAIDKELAK